Sequence from the Symbiopectobacterium purcellii genome:
CGCAGTGTCAGCAGTAACGGCAAAAATAGCACTGCGGTGTAAAACTGGTCACTGAACCAGTTGAGCACATCCTGTTGAAATGGTTGACGTGTTTGCCCTGCCATGTGTTGCGCGAACGCGCCGACCAGCGCACAGCAAAGGGCGGCGATCATACAAGAGGCAAACAGGTGTAATGAGGAGGTGATATCGGCTTCTTGCTGGCGATATCGTTCTGGCCAACGCAATAATTTGACCAGCACAAAGATAAACACCAGATTGGCACTATTAATAGTCAGGGCGCTGACGCCCCAGCCATAAATCAGGCTGTCTTGCGCGATCATGGCGCTATAGGCAACGCAGTAATACCAAGGGGTATTCAGACTGCGACAGCGATAAAACAGGGCAGCAACCAGAATGTTGACGGGCCAGAGAACAGAGAGATCGATGCCTGACATACGTGCATGTGAACCTAACATGCAGCCCAGTAGTGTCAAAATAAAAACGTTAATGCTATTTAAAAGCACATTGTCACTTTTAAACAGTGTCAGGTTTACATGCATAATCTCTGCCCATTTCTCCACCGGATAGTGCTCTGCCTTTCAAATAGCGTGCAATCATACACGTAAGCCCAGGAGCAAACAGTACTCTGCATGAAACATGCTGGTTTTTAACGTATTGTTTTTGATCACAGTAGATGCAAATTCTCGGCATTTCGGTAAAAAAAGCCGCTAATAGCGGGATAGAAAATCCTTTTTAGCGCTAGTGTTATATCCGTCATACTTCAAGTTGCAGGTGTGTTGGCTACATTCGTTCATCCGAATCACTTACTTGAGTAAGCTCATCGGGATGAATGAACCTCATCCCTGAGGTTCACCCTACGGGTCAGCGCAAGCGCTGTTCAAAACGTAAACGTTTTGTCCTGCAACTCGAATTATTTAGGATATATATCCAGAATACTGCGTGATGGCATGCGCATACTTTTTCACTGTCGGGAGTTCACCATGAGAATAAAACAGGGTATGTGCGGATTGTTGCTGATGCTGCCGCTGTATGGCTTGGCACAGGCGACGAGTTCCGACGTTATCGAGGGTTTCACTACGCAGCAAATCGCCGATATGCTACCGAAAACGCTGGATGGCTTGCAGCGGCGCACGGTTGAAGTTGTCTCTGATTACCATACGTTTCAGGTGGAATACGTTGATCCTGCTACCATGCGTAAAGTGCTGGTCACGCTTTATACCTTACCGGCAGATGCAAAAGGCAACATCCCCGTAGCCTCCAGCGATCGCGATCTGGATGCAGTGGTCGCCAGTGCTGAAAAAGAGATGTTGCGTCAGCGTATCAAACCGGAAATGAAAGATCTGGCGGCGCCGGATGCGCCCCGGTTTCGTTGCCTGCAAACGATAATGAATGAAAAAGTGGTGCACCAGGTGTGCTCGACCTTGTTTAAGGGGCGGGTGCTGGAGATTCAACCGGTTACCATGGTAAACGACAAAGCTTATGCGCCAGCGATGCAGCGCGGTGAGGAATGGGTCATAAGCCTCGGTAAAATCATGAGCAATGCCGTGAAATAACGTGGAAGAGCAGGCTGGCTTGGCCAGCCTGTTTTGCATCAGTCAGGGTTTTCTGTCCAGTCAAATTCCAGTTGTCGGGCGGTTCTTTCTGCCAATTCGCGCCCCGCAAAACGCTCAACCAGATGCAGGCTCATATCAATGCCAGCAGAAATCCCTGCTGAGGACACCAGCGCCCCTTGATCAACCCAGCGCACATCACTTTTCACGTCTACCGTAGGGAACATCGTCTTCAAATCGGCAATGTCTTCCCAATGGGTGGTTACCGAACGGTGGTTGAATAGCCCGGTTTTTGCGAGTAAAAAAGCACCAGTACAAACAGATGCCGTAATGGTTGTTTGCGGGGTTTGGTGGGTAAGCCAGTCAATAACCGCGGGTTTTTCCATCTCCGCGGTAACCACCCCTCCGGGGACGATCAGACAATCCAGTGCAGGATGATCGCCAAGGGCGTAGTCGGGATCGATCTTTAATCCGGCACGCGCACGCACTGGCACACGCTTCTCTCCGAGCGTGAACACACTAAAACGCGGTTCGGGTCCACCCGCCACACGCGTTGCGCAGGTAAAGACTTCATAAGGCCCTGCAAAATCTAATACCTCAACATTATCAAAAACATAAATTCCAATTTGCAGCGTCATTGCCAGCTCTCCGCAGGAAGGGTCATCCCTTGGATGGTATAACCTGACGCAGAAAAAAGAAATGTCAAGCCAGCAAGAACATAGTGCTTATAGACAGGGTTGTGGTAGCTGCTTATTCCGAAAATTAAGAAATTCTACATATTTTCGTACTGCCATTATCACTCTGTTGTAGTATATGCTGGTATGTATTTCTTGTTTACTTGGTATCAAATTTCGGCACGCTTTATTGCGTGCCACTTTAGCGTGAGGTATTTATGCAACGACAGAAGTGGTTTAGCGTGTTTGTCCTAACTATTCTGCTGATGACGACAGGAACCTGGACTTTGCACTTTTTCCTTGATGGTGGGGTTGTCAAAGGGATTGCCTGTTACTTTGTAAAACTGATGAGCGGAATTACACCACTGGCGGCAATCCGCTCTGTGGTTATGCCCCAACATGGCCCTAAGACCATGTTGGGACGCCAGAAGAGTCTTACTGCACGACCCTAGCTCCGAACAGCCGCTATACCAGATCGAAACGATCCAGATTCATAACTTTATTCCAGACAGCCACGAAATCGTGCACAAACGATGCCTGCGCATCCGCACTGGCGTAAACCTCCGCCAGCGCCCGTAGCTGTGAGTGTGAACCGAAAATCAGATCTACGCGTGTTCCTGTCCATTTTGGTTGACCCGTGGTGCGATCGCGCCCTTCAAGCAGTGTGTGCGATGCATCAATCGGGTGCCAGGTGGTATTCATGTCCAGCAAATTGATGAAGAAATCAGTGGTCAAGGTGCCAGGGCGTTGGGTAAAGACGCCGTGCGCTGTTTGCCCGGTATTGATATTCAGTACGCGCAACCCGCCCAGCAGTACGGTCATTTCCGGTGCGGTAAGGGTAAGCAACTGTGCCTTGTCCACTAACAATGCTTCCGGGCTGATGCTGTAGTGTCCTTTCTGGTAGTTGCGGAAACCATCGGCAATGGGTTCAAGTACCTCGAACGAGGCGACATCGGTTTGTGCCTGAGAGGCATCCATTCGTCCTGGTGTAAAAGGAACGGCGACCGGTTGGCCTGCTTGTTGTGCCGCATGTTCGACGCCCACAACGCCACCCAACACGATGATATCGGCCAGAGAAACGCGTTTGTTGCCTGATTGTGCATCATTAAATGCGTGTTGCACGCGTTCCAGGGCGCTCAATACCTGTGTCAACTGTGCGGGCTGGTTCACTTCCCACTGGTTCTGTGGCGCAAGGCGCAGACGTGCGCCGTTAGCGCCACCGCGTTTGTCTGAACCACGAAACGTTGATGCGGATGCCCAGGCCGTTGCAACCAACTGCGATACGCTAAGCCCTGTTGCTGCAATCTGCTGTTTCAGCGTGGCGATATCCTGCGCGTTGATCAGTTCATGGTTAACGGCAGGGATCGGGTCTTACCAAATAAGTTCTTCGCTCGGGACTTCTGAACCCAGGTAGCGGGCACGCGGTCCCATATCACGGTGGGTGAGTTTGAACCAGGCGCGCGCGAAAGCGTCGGCAAATGCTTCAGGGTGTTCGTAGAAACGGCGCGAGATTTTCTCATACACCGGGTCAACGCGTAGGGAGAGATCGGTGGTCAACATGGTAGGCACATGGCGCTTTGCCGCATCGTGAGCATCTGGAATTTCTCCCGCGCCCGCGCCATGTTTAGGTTGCCACTGGTGTGCGCCAGCCGGGCTTTTGGTCAGTTCCCACTCGTAGCCAAACAGGTTTTGAAAGAAATAGTTGCTCCACTGGGTCGGAGTTTGTGTCCAGGTGACTTCCAGTCCGCTGCCAATGGTATCGCCACCTTTTCCGCTACCGAAACTGCTCTTCCATCCCAAACCTTGTTCTTCGATGCCTGCGGCTTCCGGTTCGGGCCCGACCAATGCGGCATCACCCGCGCCGTGTGTTTTACCGAAGGTATGGCCGCCAGCGATTAATGCCACGGTCTCTTCGTCATCCATTGCCATGCGGCTAAAGGTTTCCCGAATGTCTTTGGCGGCGGCGAGCGGATCGGGGTTGCCGCCGGGGCCTTCCGGATTGACGTAAATCAGGCCCATTTGCACCGCAGCCAGTGGGTTTTCCAGATCCCGTTCACCAGAATAACGTTTATTATCCCCAAGCCAGGTGGTTTCCGCCCCCCAGTAAACATCTTCTTCAGGTTCCCATACGTCAGGGCGACCGCCTGCAAATCCAAACGTTTTAAAGCCCATGGATTCTAACGCCACGTTGCCGGTCAGGATCATCAAATCGGCCCAGGAGATGTTTTGGCCATACTTCTGTTTGATCGGCCATAACAAACGCCGTGCCTTATCGAGGTTTACGTTGTCGGGCCAACTGTTCAGCGGTGCAAAGCGTTGCTGTCCAGCCCCTGCGCCACCGCGGCCATCGCCAGTACGGTAGGTTCCAGCGCTATGCCAGGCCATGCGAATAAACAAAGGGCCATAGTGGCCGAAGTCCGCAGGCCACCAGGGCTGGGAATCGGTCATCAGGGCGTGAAGATCTTTTTTAACCGCTGCCAGATCGAGGCTGTTGAAGGCGGCGGCATAATCAAAATTTTTACGAAGAGGGTCGGAGAGTGGGCTGTGTTGATGGAGTACTTTCAGGCTGAGCTGATTTGGCCACCAATCCTGATTCGTGGTGCCGCTGCTGGCGGTAGGTTTACTACCACCGCCAGAAAATGGGCATTTGCTTTCAGTTGTCATGCAATATCTTCCTCTGCTAATGAGTTCCATGGGGCCTGGCGCAAGGTCGCCCGGTACCGTGCTGTGGACACATTAAGCGTAGTCATCTTGTGGGCATTGTTAAAATCGAAAAGGGCAACTATTACGATAGTTTTGATCTATGTTTATTTATAAATCGATAGGTTGAGTGGTTTATGGCAAGGTAGGGAATGACAGAACACGCTAGGTAACCCATTCGTCAACCCATTGGCAGATTTTTATGTCTAAAGAGTGAACGATATGTGAACAGTAAAAAACAAAAACCACTGAAATAAATTCATAAATATTATAGTGTTATTATATATCACTGATTTTCATAGCATAGGGTTGTTACTGCAAGGCTCATGTTTTTGTCGGTAGCGGTCGATAACGGATAACAGGGAGTTGAAGAATGCCACGGATAGCTTACAGTGAAAGGACTGTACCTTGTCATCTGAACTCGGACGACGCGCTACACCTCGCTACTGCACATAAATACGCATTCTTATTGAGGGTATAATGGATAATTTTCAAAAAGAGATAGATGAGAGAACAAATCTCACTTCCTCCAATAAATTTGAACTGCTGTTGTTCCGTTTGGGCCCCGCAACGCAGGGTGCCGAGTCTGAGTTGTACGGTATCAATGTGTTCAAACTACGCGAAATCGTACCGATGCCTTCGCTGACCAAAGCGGCGGGCATGAAACCGCCAATGATGGGTATGGTGAATATTCGCGGGCAGGTCATTCCGGTTATCGATCTGCCAGCATTGCTGGGCTGTGAGCCAAGCACTGGGTTGAACATTCTCCTCATTACCGAGTATGCGCGCAGCACGCAGGCTTTTGCCGTGGAATCGGTAGATGATATCGTGCGTCTGGACTGGAGTCAGGTGCTTGCCGCCGAGAATGGGGTTAATTCAACTTACATTACCAGTATCGCACGGCTTGATGCCGATAAATCCAGTAACCGTTTGGCCTTGGTTCTGGACGTAGAACAGATTCTGCACGACATGAATCCGGTCGATCGCGACATCAAAGAAGATAAACTGAAAACCAAAGGGTTCCGCCTGAAGCCGGGCACGGTAGCGATTGTGGCTGATGACTCCAAGGTGGCACGTTCTATGCTCGAACAAGGCTTGAGCGTCATGCAGATTCCTACGTTGATGCATGTCACCGGCCAGGAAGCCTGGAACAAGATTCAGGCGATGGCGAAGGAAGCTCAGCAGGAAGGACGTCCGATTACCGATAAGATCTCCTTTGTGCTGACGGACCTGGAAATGCCTGAAATGGACGGTTTCACGCTGACCCGTAATATCAAGCGTGATGAGTTCCTTAAAAAACTGCCTGTGATTATCCACTCTTCACTCTCTGGCAGTGCCAATGAAGATCACGTGCGCAAGGTGGGCGCGGATGCTTACGTGGCGAAGTTTGAAATTAATGAATTGGCAGAAGCGATTCACTCTGTCTTAGACTGATGCCATTTTTCCACGGTTAAAGATTCATGCCGCTGGTGCTCTGCTGGGCACCAGCGGCATTTTACATTATGCCGGTTGTGGGGTTTTTGAACACAGCCAGATGCCAAAGACAATCAGTAGTGCGCTGACCAGATGAAACGTTTCCAGCGTGGTATTGAGAAACACCAGACTAAACACGCCGCCTGATAACGGAATCAGGTGAGTGTAGATTTCTCCTCGCGTCGCACCAATATCGCCAATGCCTTTGTTCCAAAAGACATAGGAGAGCCAGGATGGGAATATTACCAGATAGGCTAACCCGGTTAAAAAATCCCCGCTAAAGTAAGGCGCCGCATCGAGCGAGGGAAGGTCGATGACATGAATAAACACCAAGGGAATAAGCAGTATCGCGCCGAGCAATGCGCTAACGGCCACGAATGCATTACCCGGTATACGTTTATCTTTTTTCCTTAAAAAGGTGCAATAGAATGCCCAACTGAGCGCCGATCCCATGGTCCATAAATCGCCCTGATTGAGCGCGCTAAAGGTTTCTCGCGTGGGGATCTCTCCCTTTACCACCAGATACAACACGCCACCGGTACTGAGGATAACGCCGAGCATATTGTTACGCGAAACAGGATCGTTGAATACTAAGCGGTTAAGCAGTAGTACGACGGCTGGCGTCGCTGACATGTAAATTGCAGCATTTAACGATGTGGTATATTGCAAGCCAATATAGAGCGTCAAGGGAAAAAGGACTTGCCCGCACACGGAGAGAAAAAACAGGATCCCCATCGATGCCCGCATCGTTGGCCAGTGTTGTCGTACCTGTTTGAAATAAAGGATTATCAACAGGATCGCGGTAATAGCCCAGCGCGCTTGCGTCATGATGATGGGATCAGCGCGTGCAACCAGAACATGACCAACAACGTAATTTCCCCCCCAGAATAGGGCTGCCATTGTGAGTAAAAGATAAGGCATGATTCCATTCTCTTCATTAGCGTATTGGCGATGATTTATCATTGGTAAAAGATTGGCAATGATACAAATCAATAATGATTAATTTAAATAGTTATTTGTTTACTACTGGCGTCACTATTTCCATTTTAGAAAACATTATATGTCATGATGGAAATTATTTTTTATGATCTTATAGTTTTAAAGCCTGATTATAAAATAATGAGTGATGATTATTATTTGGTTGGATGTTAACAATATGCCATTGATTGATTTGATGATATTGGAGGGGAAATGCCACATTGTATCACGTTTAAAGAAGTCGATCTCAGCTATTCTCATTTTGTGAGTGTCTGTGATAAATCAGAGTCTGATGATATTATCCGATTGATAAGAAATAATAAGGGGGAAGTTTGTTTGTCATCGAATTACTCTATCGCTGATCGTGCTATATTGTTTTTCTCTAAGATTCCATGGCTCTCTGATTTTAAATGCATCTCTAACTATAAACAAGAAATTGAGTTCCAACAACACGATGCAGTTACCGCTTTTTTAGAAACATTGAATAAAGGGTTCGGCAATACATTTTTACTTGGCCGTTTGCCCGAGGGTAAATCTGGGGGGGAGTATCTGAAATGTAAAAATATCACTAAGTATTTAACGTTAGCCTCTAAAATAAACCCTTCATCATTTATCACCAAATATCATAATCAAAAAAACCTTATAGCTATGAAAGTCGTTCTGAGCCAAGCTTTTCCGGAAATTAAAAAGGAGTTTTATGATTTTCTATCTGGAAAGGATGATAGGGTTTTAAAAAAATTCCACAATGAAATAAATTATCAGGTAAATGAAATCTTACAAGCTAACAGAGTCCCTAGTGGTATTTACAATGACATTAAGGCCCGGATGTTGGAGTTTTTAAATGTAAATGCATTAGGGAATAATTATTCGTTGGACGCCCTGAAATGCTATTTGCATACCTTGTCTGGTACGGATAAAGAGAAAGAGAGTCTTAACCAGGTTCCTGGAAAACCGTTTGCACTGAAAATGGATGAACGGTTAGCTCTACTCAATATATCTATGGGTAATGATTCATCGGCATTAGATAACTTGCTCTGCGATGTTTTTTTATTCAATGATAAACTAAAATTAAAAAGCAGTGAAGATAAAAATCTATTGTGTAGCGGTATGTATGCTTATTTAGCGAAGGAGTTCTACGATGGTTATATAAGAGACGCTATCGAGAAAGCGAATGTAGAACGGGGGGACACTGAACATTGGGTTCCATTATCAGCGCCGGTAACACCTTATAGTTTGCAAGAATCGTTATCGGATACGTCAAGTATTGACAGCTTTTTTAGTTCAGTGTGCAGTGAAGATGACGACACCGAGGTAATATCTTTAGCTGACAGTGATGATTTACCTCCACCGCCAACGCCGGAAGAACTTAAGCTTATACAGGATGATTTGTCAGATATTGATGATTTTCCACCCCCGCCAACGCCGGAAGAACTTAAGCTTATACAAGATGATTTGTCAGATATTGATGATTTTCCGCCACCGCCAACAGCAGAAGAACTTCGTTTGTATCAACAGGAGTCCTCAGAGCCTTATGAGGTAGATAGTCTTTATGGTTCAGCATCAGACGAATCCAGCGGCGATAAATAACGCTATTTAACCGGCAGCGAAACTGTGAAGCTATTATAAGTTGTAGTGTATTTTATTTCACACTTTCAGATAAGTTAGAGGAAGCGGTGACGTTTTATCTCTATCGGGAGGGGAGTTAATGACAGGAACTGGATCGGAAAGACAAATTCATTATTTAGGTGAAAAGTTAGGGCTGGATATAAAATTAGATGAAAAACAACAGATTTTATTATTAATCGATGGTAAATGCCCAGTATCACTGCAACTTGATGATGGGAAATGGTATTTTTATGGCATGGTGCGTCATTTGAAAAATGAAGATAGTCCTTGTGCTTTCTATCAAAAAATTCTCAAAGAGAGTTTTAACACATTACGTACGGGGATTGGGGGGCTGTGCCTCAATGAATCATCGGATATTCTCATGTTCGTTGGTGGGTTTCGAGAGACGAATCACAATGCGGATGAATTGTATGAAAATTTAAATCACTATGTTCAGCGTTTGGATGTGTTGCGTGAGACGCTGGAATAAGAGTGGTTTGAACCGTAGAGTGCTGTCACGGAGCCTGTAAGATAAACAGAAAATCCTTCCCTGCATCTCGCCGTTGAGCAGGGAAGGTGATGCCGATTAGCGTGATTATTTTTCACCGCTTTCTTGCATTGTGTTTGGCGCAGTGACAAGGATACGCCGAATATTCATTCCGGTGATGCCCAATATTAATGTGATTAACGGGGCGGCAATGTTAAAGATAGCAAACGGCATGTAGGCCATGGTAGAGACACCGAGCACCGCTGCCATATAAGCCCCACAGGAGTTCCAGGGAATCAACGGCGAGGTAACAATACCGGCGTCAGAAACTGCTCTGGAAAGGTTTTCCGGTGCCAATCCTCGTCGGGCAAATTCAGATTTGAATAAGCGAGTGGGTAACAGCAGAGCAATGTATTGATCGCCTGCAGCAATGTTTAAACCAATAGCCGTAGCAACGACCGAAGCAATCAAGCGGCCAACTGTTCTGGCACGTAATAACAGCGGTGTAACCAGTTTGTTGAGCAGACCAAAATCGTCCACCATAATACCGAAGGTGACCGCTCCGATGATGAGCCAGATGGTCAGTAACATGCTATCCATGCCACCGCGCGACAGCAGCGCATCGATCTGCTCAATCCCCGAATTCTCCTGAAAACCTGTTGCCATCGCTGTCCACATTGCTTTTACGGCAAGCAGTGGTGCGGCGGTATCTGGCTCAGCAATAAAACGCAGCACCACCTGCGGTTGCATTATCGGCGTCATAATGCCTGCCAGTAATGCGGAGCACATAATCGCCAGCGACGCAGGCACCTTTAATACCGAGAGCGTGAGTAAAAAGAATAAAGGCAGCAGATTCCAGGGGGTAATGTGGAACAGTTCGTTAAACCGTTTCAACTCATTATCCGTGACGTTGGCATCGAAGGCACTGTGCTGATTCATACCGAGCGCAATAAACGCTATCAAGGCAATAGCTGCTGCGGGTAGGGTGGTCCACATCTGAGTGCGAATATGTTTATACAGCTCGACACCATTCAGTTGGGCAGCCAATACGGTGCTTTCAGACAGCGGTGATACTTTATCGCCCACATAAGCACCGGAAATGACGGCACCGGCGGTGATCTCAGGCGATAAGCCGAGCATATTGGCCAATCCGACCAAGCCAACACCCAATGTACCGGCGGTTGTCCATGAACTGCCAATACTGAGTGACACGCCCACACACACCAAAAAGGCGATGGGGTAAAACCAGTTCGGCATGATCATGACGATGCCGTAATACACCATGGTTGGTATGGTGCCGGACATGTTCCAGGTGCCAATCAATGCGCCCACGGAAAAAAGAATAAAGATGGCACCGGAGACGGTGGCAATCCCTTTTCGCCCTGATTCAGAAATGTCTTCCCACGTGTGGCCATTTTTTAATATGACCATCGACGTGATCATGGTACTAAGAATAATTGCAACTTGCAGCGGGCCATTTACCGCATCCAAGCCGAATAAGGCAACGGAAGCCCCTACCAGCACGATCAAGGTGACGACTGGGAGTAAAGCATCAAAATAACTTGGCGCTTTTATTGTACGGGGAGACTTGGGATCGTTGACCATATATGCTCCATATCCCGTTAAGGTGAAAAGGTTTTTTTAAATTTGGCATGATCGTGTTGCGCGGCGTGTTCTGGTTTAAGCATAGCCGCTTTTTGCTGTGGTATCGAAGTATGTAATGGGACACCCATTGCTAAATGTTAGTCTGTTTTTTCTCATCCCTTTTTTACTTTGTAAAGATTCCCTATAAAATGGTAAAGAAATGCAAATGATAATGACTGTTGTTTGTATTATCATTTCAAATCATCTCGCAAGTCACTTCATTGGCATCCATTTAGACGCGTTTCAAGGGAGTTGGGATGATAAAAAAAATGTTAGTTTCGGCACTTACCATCACGGCAGCACCTTACGGGATCTCCGCAGAAAATAACGATGTGATGGTCGTCACTGCGTAGGGTTATGAACAAAAATTGCGGCAGGCAGCGGCCAGTATTTCTGTCATCAGCCAACGTGAGCTTAGCCAGAAAAGTTACACCGATCTTGCCGATGCGCTCAGTGATATCGAAGGGGTGGATGTCCATAGTACGACGGGTAAAACGGGAGGCCTTGATATCAGTATTCGCGGTATGTCCAGCAGTTATACGCTTATCCTGATAGATGGCATCCGACAGAATGGTACCTCTGATGTTACGCCAAATGGGTTTGGTGCCATGAATACCAGTTTTATGCCGCCACTTTCTGCCATTGAACGTATTGAAGTTATTCGCGGACCGATGTCGACGCTATATGGCTCTGATGCTATTGGCGGCGTGGTGAATATTATTACCAAAAAAGTGCCCAACGAATGGGGCAGTACCGCAACGCTGGAGCACACCTTTCAGGAAAACACTGACTTTGGCGACAGTTCAAAATTCTCATTTTATTCCGGCGGTGCATTAATTGAAGATAAATTGGGGCTGTCACTACGCGGCAGTATTTTTCGTCGCGGGGCTTCTCAGGTTGAATCATCAAGTACCGGTACTGAACTGAGTAATCGTGGGCCAAACCCCGTTAAGTCAGATAATTATACGCTAGGCAATAAATTACAGTGGCAGATTAATGATAAAAATGTGTTCTGGCTGGATGGTGAGATCGCCAATCAGAAATACGATAACGCCGAAAGCCAACTTGGTACGATCGGTGCCGCAGGAGGATATGAAGATACGTTGCGTTATCAGCGTCGTAAAGTGACCCTTGGCAGTGATAATTATCTGAGCTTCGGTACTTGGAATTCGAGCCTCTCGTACAATAAAACCGAGAATAAAGGCCGACTGATCACCAACGCTTCTGTTCCTGCTGCTACGGGCCTGGCGGGAACCAAGCGCGATCTTGAAAATACCAATATTATCCTTGATTCCAAACTGGTCGCGCCGTTGGGAGACAGCCATCTGTTAACGGTTGGGGGCCAGTATTGGGATGCCCGCATGAAGGACGGCATCGTTCTGGCGAATAACGGCAAAGCGTTCCGTCAGGACTCTTGGTCTCTGTTCACTGAGGATGAATGGCGAATTGTCGATCCGCTGGCACTGACATTCGGTGCCCGTTATGAGCATCAGGAGACCTTTGGCGGACATGTCAGTCCTCGCGCCTATCTGGTCTGGGATGCACATGATGATATCACGGTGAAAGGGGGCGTTAGCACCGGATACAAAACGCCGTCTCTTGCGCAATTGCACGATGGCATCAGTGGCGTCACCGGACAGGGGACGATTACCACGATCGGCAACCCGAAATTGAAACCGGAAGAGAGCGTCAATACTGAACTGGGTGTTTACTATGAGAACCAGAGCGGTTTTGGTGCGAACGCAACGTTATTCCACAACCGTTTCAAAAACAAAATCAACAGTGAAACCATCGACAGCGTCACCAGCACCTATACCAACATTGGCAGAGCGACCACTCAGGGCATTGAGCTGGCAACAACCATTCCTTTGTGGTCTGACGATTGGTCACTCAACATGAACTACACCTTTACCGACAGTGAACAAAAGGATGGTGAGAATAAAGGGGCATCACTGACCAATACGCCCAGACATATGGCGAATGCGCGTTTGAATTGGAACGTGAATGAGAAACTCTCTACCTGGTTAAAGGCAGAGCACCGCAGTAAAACTGCGCGATTCACCGACAACTATGAAAACCTGAGCGCTGCGAATAAGGTGGTTTACGATAATCTCGGCGCATATTTTAAATCCTTTACTGTCTACAATCTTGGTGCGTCATACAAAGTGTCCAAAGATGTGACGCTCAACGGCGCTATCAATAACCTGACGGATAAAGATTTTACCCGGACACACGTGTTTGCTGTGGGGTGCGGGACAACAACCGCTGGGGATTACTTTACCTCTTCCCAGAGTACCACCGGCTATGTGATGCCTGGGCGTAATTACTGGCTTTCCGTGAATGTGAATT
This genomic interval carries:
- a CDS encoding DJ-1/PfpI family protein, coding for MTLQIGIYVFDNVEVLDFAGPYEVFTCATRVAGGPEPRFSVFTLGEKRVPVRARAGLKIDPDYALGDHPALDCLIVPGGVVTAEMEKPAVIDWLTHQTPQTTITASVCTGAFLLAKTGLFNHRSVTTHWEDIADLKTMFPTVDVKSDVRWVDQGALVSSAGISAGIDMSLHLVERFAGRELAERTARQLEFDWTENPD
- a CDS encoding chemotaxis protein, whose product is MDNFQKEIDERTNLTSSNKFELLLFRLGPATQGAESELYGINVFKLREIVPMPSLTKAAGMKPPMMGMVNIRGQVIPVIDLPALLGCEPSTGLNILLITEYARSTQAFAVESVDDIVRLDWSQVLAAENGVNSTYITSIARLDADKSSNRLALVLDVEQILHDMNPVDRDIKEDKLKTKGFRLKPGTVAIVADDSKVARSMLEQGLSVMQIPTLMHVTGQEAWNKIQAMAKEAQQEGRPITDKISFVLTDLEMPEMDGFTLTRNIKRDEFLKKLPVIIHSSLSGSANEDHVRKVGADAYVAKFEINELAEAIHSVLD
- a CDS encoding DMT family transporter; this translates as MPYLLLTMAALFWGGNYVVGHVLVARADPIIMTQARWAITAILLIILYFKQVRQHWPTMRASMGILFFLSVCGQVLFPLTLYIGLQYTTSLNAAIYMSATPAVVLLLNRLVFNDPVSRNNMLGVILSTGGVLYLVVKGEIPTRETFSALNQGDLWTMGSALSWAFYCTFLRKKDKRIPGNAFVAVSALLGAILLIPLVFIHVIDLPSLDAAPYFSGDFLTGLAYLVIFPSWLSYVFWNKGIGDIGATRGEIYTHLIPLSGGVFSLVFLNTTLETFHLVSALLIVFGIWLCSKTPQPA
- a CDS encoding CesT family type III secretion system chaperone; translation: MTGTGSERQIHYLGEKLGLDIKLDEKQQILLLIDGKCPVSLQLDDGKWYFYGMVRHLKNEDSPCAFYQKILKESFNTLRTGIGGLCLNESSDILMFVGGFRETNHNADELYENLNHYVQRLDVLRETLE
- a CDS encoding Na+/H+ antiporter NhaC family protein, whose amino-acid sequence is MVNDPKSPRTIKAPSYFDALLPVVTLIVLVGASVALFGLDAVNGPLQVAIILSTMITSMVILKNGHTWEDISESGRKGIATVSGAIFILFSVGALIGTWNMSGTIPTMVYYGIVMIMPNWFYPIAFLVCVGVSLSIGSSWTTAGTLGVGLVGLANMLGLSPEITAGAVISGAYVGDKVSPLSESTVLAAQLNGVELYKHIRTQMWTTLPAAAIALIAFIALGMNQHSAFDANVTDNELKRFNELFHITPWNLLPLFFLLTLSVLKVPASLAIMCSALLAGIMTPIMQPQVVLRFIAEPDTAAPLLAVKAMWTAMATGFQENSGIEQIDALLSRGGMDSMLLTIWLIIGAVTFGIMVDDFGLLNKLVTPLLLRARTVGRLIASVVATAIGLNIAAGDQYIALLLPTRLFKSEFARRGLAPENLSRAVSDAGIVTSPLIPWNSCGAYMAAVLGVSTMAYMPFAIFNIAAPLITLILGITGMNIRRILVTAPNTMQESGEK